Genomic segment of Blastocatellia bacterium:
GAGAAGGTGAACTAAAAGTTAAATAAAGAGTTCCGCGATTAGCAGAAGTGCTTGAATCAACAGCTAAACTTGGTAATCCATTAGCATCAAAATGGCTATTAAGAAAAATTCCAAGTAAAACATAAGTTTCAAGCGAAGCAGCTAAAACAGGTGGTGTAAAGTCAAGCCACCATCATTGGAACGAGCAAAAATAAATTCCTGCGGCAGCATCATCACCCCAAGCTGTTGACATCACCGTCCGGGCCAATAGCAATTGTTACACCTTGAACACTTAACATGAAGTATCAGCAGGCGTTAAAATTACAGGGCGAGTAAAGCTATCACCAGCATTTTAGAAGTAGCGCAAACAATGCGTGAGCCAATATTAGCTCCAACCACTGTAAAAATCTGTCCACCCAATATAAACATTACCTTGAGTTGATGTTTTGCTAGTGTCTACAGCAACCAGGGTTTATCTTGAAAAGCTGAACCGCTAGGAGCAGCAACTAAAACTGGCTTGACCAAGTTTTTCCAGCATCATCTGAACGGGAAAAAATAATTGCTGGCTGTCCTTGTGCTGTTACTGCTAAACCAGTGTAATAAAATACTTTACCTTGTGCTGCAACTACTCCGCTACCAAAATTTCTGCCACCCGTAAGTTCTGGAATATGAGTAGTTTTCCAAGACTCCCCACCATCATTAGAGTAACTTACAGCAGAAATTCTTGTGCCAATATCATTATAAGCAACTACTATATTGTCACCACTAACAGCACTTGCAGTATTATTTTGTACTCTTGCACCTGTTTCTAAAGCAGGATCATTAATTTGAAAATTATCACTTACTGCTAAAGGGAAAGGCTCATTAATCGCTTGTTGATAAAAATAATTTTGTAAACTTTTAGAAAGTTTAGGCAAAATATTTGAAGGGATTACAAATTTTTTATCTTTAGTAAAATTCTGTAAGCTAGCAAAATTTGTTGGGACTTCTCTTTGCCAAGCTTCAGAACTATTTCCATTAATTTGAGCTTGTAACCTAGCTTTAAGCCAGTTAGACACTACTTGACGCTTATCCTTAGAATTATTACTAGTAGAATTATTTTGATTATTTGATAGATAAATAGGGGCTTTTATTAAAGGAAAAAATAAAGTAAGAAAAAATAAGATTATTAATAGGAATGATAGCCTAGCCTTCATTAAAAATACTCCATAGATATTTTATTTTTGCTTATAAAAAGAAGAATACTAGAAAAATAACAGATCGAAGCAATCAATTAAAATACTATTTGCCTTTGATGGTTTTATATCTTTTGTAAATAAATTTAGCTAATAGAAGGGGAAAACTAAAAGCTTATATATTAATTTAGAGGTTATACCTACTTAATTTTTCTGTTTACTTATTTTTTCATTTCCTCTAAAACGTTACTATTGATAAAAATAGATATTTATTGAGGTGTAATTAGATAAATGCTGAGAAAATTTTGCTTATGCCTAAACAGTTTATATCTAAAATACTGGACTCTTTACCCATTTATATTGCTGTTTTAGATATAAATGCGACAGTTGTTTTTACAAATAAAATTTGGCAAAAATTTAGAGAAGAAAATATCTTTTCCTAAGTAAAGTTTCAGTAGGGGGCAAAATTATTATTTTCAGCTTTGTGATGATATAAAAGAAAATACACAGGAACTAGAAAATTTTTCCAAGGTATTGAAGAAGTATTTAGTGGTGAAACAGAGTTTGAAATAGAAAATGTTTTTTGTTCATCAACAAAAAAAAATTGGTTTTAAGTAAAGTAACAAGATTTTATCTTGAAGAAGAATTATTTTTAATAATTACCTATGAAAATATTACACAGTGTAAATTATTAGAACAATC
This window contains:
- a CDS encoding exo-alpha-sialidase produces the protein MKARLSFLLIILFFLTLFFPLIKAPIYLSNNQNNSTSNNSKDKRQVVSNWLKARLQAQINGNSSEAWQREVPTNFASLQNFTKDKKFVIPSNILPKLSKSLQNYFYQQAINEPFPLAVSDNFQINDPALETGARVQNNTASAVSGDNIVVAYNDIGTRISAVSYSNDGGESWKTTHIPELTGGRNFGSGVVAAQGKVFYYTGLAVTAQGQPAIIFSRSDDAGKTWSSQF